The DNA region CCCCCGTGGCCGGTCCTGGCCCTGTCGGCCCTGTTCGCGTTCACGGGCGTGATGCACTTCGTGAAGCCCGCCCTGTTCGACGCCCTGGTGCCCGGCTGGGTGCCGCTTCCGGCCCGCACCGCCGGCCTGCTGGCCGGCGCCGCGGAACTGGCGGGCGCGGCCGGACTGCTGCCCCCCGCCACGCGCCCGGCCGCGCGGGTGGGGCTGCTCGCGCTGCTGGTGGCGGTGTTTCCGGGGAACCTGCACATGGCCCTGAACGCCGCGCAGTTCCCGGTGCCCGCCTGGGTCGCCTGGGCGCGCCTGCCGCTGCAACCGCTGCTGATGTGGGTGGTCTGGCGCGCCGGAAGGACTCGCCCCTGAGGCCGGCCGGGCGGGCGTTACAGGGGCTGGGCGGGCGGGGCGGCCCGCAGCCGGCAGCCGAACTCATACACGCCGTCCGCTCGGCGCTCCGTCCGCGTGAACGCGCCGTCCGACACGGCGTGCGCCTCCCGCACGAAATCCGTGAACAGCGTGAAGCCCGCCCCCTGCGCGGCGGCCAGCGTCTCGTTGACATCGACCAGCGCGCGGATCGCCTGAGCAAACGCCGCTTCACCGGGGTCGCCAGGGGTGCGTTCGGCCGTCACCTGCGCCACGCCCCCGACGCTCTCGCAGGGCCGCCCGGTCATCGCCAGGGCGTGGCGATTCACCTCGGCCCGCAGGGCCGGCGTCACGGGTACCGGCTGGGTGCCCGCCAGCGCCGGGCCGGCCAGCAGGGCGACCAGCAATGCGGAGCGCCTGGCCCCCCTCACGCGCCGGCCCCCACAGGCTCGGGAGAGAGGTGATCCGTCAGGGCCAGGCTGGAGCCCACCACCCGCAGGCCGTCCAGCGTGAGGACGCTGTACGCCGTGTTGCCGTGCAGGGTGGTGCCCGCCGCGAAGGCCCGGGCGTAGTCCAGGCCCAGCAACCGGCACAGCAGGCCCGTGATCGCGATGCCGTGCGATACGAGCACCAGCGTCTCCCCGGGCGCCGGCGCGAGGGCCGCGAGCACGCCGTGCACCCGGTCGGTCACCTCGCCGGGCGTCTCCCCGCCGGGCGCGGCGCACGCCGGGTCGCCCCCCCAGAAGCGGGCGTGCCGGTCCGGGTCGGCCGCCTGGATGTCGTCCAGCCGCTGGCCCTCCCAGTCGCCCATGCGGATCTCGCGCAGCGCCCCATGCAGCGTGACCGCGCCGCCCAGCACGGCTTGCAGCGCGCCGGCGGTCTGCGCGGCGCGCCTCAGGTCACTGCTGTGAAGGCGGGGCGCGCGCACGCCCCGGGCGTGCAGGTGGGCGGCCAGTTGCCGGGCCTGCGTCAGGCCCACCTCGTCCAGCGGCGTGTCGCTGTGCCCCTGCAGGCGCCGGCCGGCGTTGTGGGCGGTCTGCCCGTGGCGCACCACGATCAGGCGGGAGTGGGCGCGGCCGGCCTGGGGCCAGGGCGTGCGGTCGGGGGCGGGATGGGTCATGAACCCCCCTAAACTACGGCATGACCACCACCACGCCCGCCGCCCCGCCGGCCGCGCCGGCCCTGCCCCGCGTGTACCGCGCCTCCACGCGGCAGAACCTCGTCACCATGCTGCTCGGCTGGTGGCTGCTGGTGGGCCTGTTCGTGGACGGCTGGGCGCACAACACCTACGGCGAGTCGTTGGAGACCTTCTTCACGCCGTGGCACGCGGTCTTCTACAGCGGGTTCCTGGCGGTCGCGGCGTGGTGCCTGCTGCTCGCCCGGCGCGGCTGGCAGGCGGGCCGGCGGGGCCTGGCGGCCTTCCCGGACGGGTACGGGCTCGCGGCGCTGGGCGTGCCGGTGTTCGCGCTGGGCGGCCTGGGGGACATGCTCTGGCACGTCACGTTCGGGATCGAGGTGGGCATCGAGGCGCTGCTGTCCCCCACGCACCTGCTGCTGTTCTCGGGCGGCGTGATGCTGGTGGGCACGCCCCTGAACGCCGCGTGGCGCACCCCGGCCGGCCGGCAGGCCCCGGCTGCCGTGCGCTGGACGGCCGCGCTGTCCGCCGCGTCGCTGCTGTCGGTCACGGCGTTCATGCACATGTACATGTGGGGTCTGCTGATCGTCCCGCAGGGCCTGGGCTGGGTGCAGACCCGCGGGGAACTCAGTGCCGTGCTGCTCACCGCACTGATCCTCGCAGGGCCCGTGCTGCTCACGCTGCGCCGCTTCGACCTGCCGTTCGGGGCGGTCACGCTGATGTACGGCCTGGCGAACCTGGGCATGGCGGTCATGCTCTCGCCCGGCGACTTCCGGGTGCCGCTGCTGGCCCTGCTGACCGGTCTCCTCGCGGACGTGCTGGCCGCCCTGCTGCGCCCCGCCCCGGGCCGCGTGTGGGCCTGGCGCCTGTTCGCGTTCCTGCTGCCGCTGGCCGTGTGGGTGCCGTACCTGGGCGGCGTGGTCCGGCTGGGCCTGAGCAACCTCAGCCTGGAACTGTGGCTGGGCGTGGCGGTCATGAGCGGCCTGGGGGGCGTGGCCCTGAGCGTCCTTCTGGTGCCGCCCGCCGTGCCCGCCGGGGTGGACGCCGACACCTGAGCCCGGATCAGTGGTGGTGCGGGGCCGCCGGGACCGGGGGCGCCCCCTCTCCCAGCCGTTTCAGGAGGCCGGTCATGGTGGCGATCTCGCCCTGCTGCGAGGCTCGCACCTGCCGCGCGAGGCGCTGCACCTCTGGGGGCAGGCCGCGCTCCGGCAGCCCGTCCACCATCGCCACGGCGCCCTGGTGGTGGCGGATCATCAGCCGCAGGAACTGTGCCTGCGCGGTTGCGGGCGGCAGGGTCTGCAGGGAGGCGAGTTCGGCCCCGGTGGCCATGCCCATCGTCCGGGCGTGGGCGTCCGTCATTTCCGGTCCCGGCCCCTGGCCCCACAGGGTGAGCCAGCCGTGCATCTGCCGGACCTGCTCGGTCTGGGACAGCTCGATGTCCAGCGCCAGGGACCGCACGGTGCGGTGGGCCGGCCGCGCCCGGATCAGGCGGGCCATCGTGACGGCCTGATCGTGATGGCGGATCATGCCCTGTGTGAACGTCACGGCCGGGCTGCCCGCCGCCGGGCGTGCGGGCCGCAGGCTGAAAAGCGTGCCGCCCAGCGCCGCCAGGAGCACTGCCAGCAGGGCCAGCAGCGCAGGAACGCGCCGGACGCTACGGGCAGAGCCCGTCATACATCCGCTGCCGGTCCCGGAAGGCGGCCTTCTGCGCGTCGGTGGTGCGGTCCACGCACTGGGGGCAGCTCACGCCCCGCTCGAACGCCGGGCTGCCCAGGTCCTCCGCGGTCAGCGGCCAGCCGCACGAGTGGCACATCTCGCCGCTCCCGGGAGTGAGGCCGTGCCCGACCGTGACCCGGCCGTCGAACACGAAGCACTCGCCCTCCCAGCGGCTCTCTTCCGGGGGCACGTCCTCCAGGTAGCGCAGGATCCCGCCCTGCAGGTGGTACACGTCCCGGAAGCCCTTTTGCAGCAGCAGGCTGGTGCTCTTCTCGCAGCGGATGCCGCCGGTGCAGAACATCGCGATCTTCTTGCCCTCGGCGCCCTGCAGGTGCTCGTCCACCCAGGCGGGAAAGTCCCGGAAGGCGTCCAGGCCCGGGTCCACGGCGCCCTGGAAGGTGCCGGCCTTCACCTCGTAGCGGTTGCGGGTGTCCACGACGATCACGTCGTCCTGCGCCAGCAGGGCGTTCCATTCCTGCGGGGTCAGGTACGTGCCGACCTGCTCGCGCGGCTCGACCGGTACGCCCAGCGTCACGATCTCCTGTTTCAGCCGCACCTTAAGCCGCCGGAAGGGCCGGGTGGGCGCCCCGCTTTCCTTGTATTCCATACGCGTGAAGCCCAGCGAGATCAGCGTGTCGTGCAGCGCCGCGATGCCCTCCCGGGACCCGGCGACCGTGCCGTTGATGCCCTCGGGGGCAATCAGCAGCGTGCCGCACAGGTCCAGGCTGCGGGCCAGGGCCAGCAGCCTGTCCCGCAGGGCGGCCGGGTCCTCCACCGGGCGGAACTGGTACAGGGCGGCGACCGTCCAGGGCAGGTCGGTCGGCGGGGGGGCAGGGGAGACAGGGGGGGTGCTCATGGTGGGGGGCGCCGCGCGGCGGTCACCCGCGAGTATAGAAGGCCCCGGTCCCGGACCTGCGCGGGGCCGGCTCTGCTACGCTCCGGGACGGCATGACCACCCTGATCAGCGCGGAGCACGTCACCGTGACCTTCGGGGACCGCGCCGTCCTGAACGGCGTGGACCTGAGCCTCGCGGACGGCGAGCGGCTGGCGCTGCTGGGCCGCAACGGCAGCGGCAAGACCACGCTGCTGCACGTCCTGCACGGCGACCGCCGCCCCGACGAGGGCAGCGTCTGGCACGCCC from Deinococcus ficus includes:
- a CDS encoding DoxX family protein, which translates into the protein MTSPRAVRQEATGPPWPVLALSALFAFTGVMHFVKPALFDALVPGWVPLPARTAGLLAGAAELAGAAGLLPPATRPAARVGLLALLVAVFPGNLHMALNAAQFPVPAWVAWARLPLQPLLMWVVWRAGRTRP
- a CDS encoding histidine phosphatase family protein, giving the protein MTHPAPDRTPWPQAGRAHSRLIVVRHGQTAHNAGRRLQGHSDTPLDEVGLTQARQLAAHLHARGVRAPRLHSSDLRRAAQTAGALQAVLGGAVTLHGALREIRMGDWEGQRLDDIQAADPDRHARFWGGDPACAAPGGETPGEVTDRVHGVLAALAPAPGETLVLVSHGIAITGLLCRLLGLDYARAFAAGTTLHGNTAYSVLTLDGLRVVGSSLALTDHLSPEPVGAGA
- a CDS encoding DUF305 domain-containing protein; translation: MTGSARSVRRVPALLALLAVLLAALGGTLFSLRPARPAAGSPAVTFTQGMIRHHDQAVTMARLIRARPAHRTVRSLALDIELSQTEQVRQMHGWLTLWGQGPGPEMTDAHARTMGMATGAELASLQTLPPATAQAQFLRLMIRHHQGAVAMVDGLPERGLPPEVQRLARQVRASQQGEIATMTGLLKRLGEGAPPVPAAPHHH
- a CDS encoding rhodanese-related sulfurtransferase, which gives rise to MSTPPVSPAPPPTDLPWTVAALYQFRPVEDPAALRDRLLALARSLDLCGTLLIAPEGINGTVAGSREGIAALHDTLISLGFTRMEYKESGAPTRPFRRLKVRLKQEIVTLGVPVEPREQVGTYLTPQEWNALLAQDDVIVVDTRNRYEVKAGTFQGAVDPGLDAFRDFPAWVDEHLQGAEGKKIAMFCTGGIRCEKSTSLLLQKGFRDVYHLQGGILRYLEDVPPEESRWEGECFVFDGRVTVGHGLTPGSGEMCHSCGWPLTAEDLGSPAFERGVSCPQCVDRTTDAQKAAFRDRQRMYDGLCP